Below is a window of Salvelinus fontinalis isolate EN_2023a chromosome 14, ASM2944872v1, whole genome shotgun sequence DNA.
ttccccctcattttgtctgtcatagttgaagtgtacctatgatgataaattacaggcctcatctttttaagtgggataacttgcacaattggtggctgactaaatacttttttgccccactgtagatatCTCACCTGTTTTGGAGATGGTGTGAAAGTCTACTGATTATCCTTTTCTGCAGATTATTTTCAGCACCCATGGGGTCACAAGGTGTATTGGGTAGGCAGAGTTTTCACTAATTCCTCAAGCTACCTTAAATCAAATGCACCTATTTTCTAAATTTAAAATAACAAAGATGATCAGACTGCATACATACAGCTGTTAAGATGTTTTAAAGCACTAAGCAGGAGGGTCTGATGCCTGACCATTGATATGTTCATCTTGGGGGAAatgttgatttatttttttatattgtcatttttttccccctctggttttTAATGCCAATGTTTCTGCACTGCTCTACCCTAAAGACTTGTCCCAATGCTGATTGGAAGTTGACCCTGTTGTGAAACATTTTATACTATGTATGGGGAGGTTGTTTTCATTTTATTGTGGAAGAAAGAAGTTCTGATACAGATTACTCCAATAATGAAACATAAAGAAAGTGAATCAATTATTGTTTTTGTCTCATTCTTATATACTCTATAAcgctcccagtgtgtgtgtcgaGTAATTTGAGGGTAACTCCACCTTCCGGTGGATAATTTTGCAGCGTTGCAAACAGCCATTCATTATTACACCGGCATAAAATTCGTTCACATTTACACCAGCGCACTGCTGCAGACAGTCGCGGGCGCAGCGCCATCTGACGTAGCTGATTGCATGACCCCATTCCAGTACAAAAATTCCAGTGCCTCGTTTTTTAAGCTTCCTCAAATCTATCGCTACGCAGAATGAAGTAGTGGGAAGAGAAACATTATGGCTGCTAGTCTTTCCCTGGCTCAGGTAAGTATTTTATTTCAAAACAACTGGTGATTAGTATGTAGGTGTCTTGTACTTATTGAGCAAATGGATTTAAGGACTGTAAGTGGATTTGAACTGCTGTGCCTCGCGGTCTTGAACTCTTTTGAAGTTTTCCTCAACCCAAGATATGACTGGGTAAAGTTTCTGCTTAACGCCTTTGGGGACTGCGTAAGGGCGTTGCTAGCTAGGCTAACATTAGCTGCCTGTTGTGTCAATTTTGCAATGGTCggatagctacagtagctagctaaaacTTTTGCGTAGTTTCTTTTGATTGTATTCACTGGTCAATACATTACCTAGCTAACTTTGCATCTTGAAATAAAGGAGTTCTCAATAAGAAAGTTCCTATTTGTTCGACTGTCAACATTTATTTGAAAGagtgatgttagctagctaactagtttgCGCTCATGCTGTGAGCcgcttagctagctaggtaacgttaaCTAGCTTCAATCCACTTTACTCCCTTTGTAAACTAACGTTTATTATTGTAACGTATAAGGTAGAGGATATCAAGTCAGCTGTCCGATATAACAGTTTTAATAATTTCTTAAACTACCAATACAAATTAACTTTAACTAGGTAGCTTACTCTCATCAGCTAGTTAGCGAGAAGAGGAAGTAGCCGCATGTTGTCCCATATGACACTGCCAATGGCCAACTATGTTGCAGACAACCGCTGTTTTATTAATCACATTGATATTAGCATTGGTTTTCTGGTTAATTTAAGTTGATAGTGCACATTATTTGCCAGCAATATTCTACTGGCTAAGCTAGTTAGTTTAGCTGACATCCTGACTATGGTGATATTGTTAATCTCATACCTACTAAAACGTAGGTATCTACATATTTTGACTGCATACTGATTGCGTTAGCCATATGTCATTGACTAACTAGCGAAGTTAGTATGCACTGATTATTATCTTTGTCTTATGTTATGGGATATTACCATTCCTCAATGGAGTGACATGTTCTTTACCTAGGCTGAGCTATACCAAGGCAAAAGACTGGGGTTGGTAACTACAGTTGGTGCAATTTCTTGGCTGCATGGCTGTGCTGGGGGGGGTGTAAGGATTGGACAAGAAAATACTGCATACAGCACAGTATAGCTAGTATCATGAAGATTATTCACTGCTATGCAATTAGTCACACAAAGACTCCGTGTTTAAACAGCCAACAGTTCCAGGCACACAATTGTTTCCAATAGAACATGGTGTGGGGGTCTGGGAAAGATATAGTGAATAATGGTCGGATTATGAATGTATTATTGAAGTAACGTGCAATGTCATTATAAGCTTTTCAATGAGTAAGCTAGATCTATATGTTTTATATAGCCTTTTGGAATCATCTGACTCGTCTATAGTACTGTAATGTTGCAGTTGTTAAAATGTTAAATTTATTCGTTAGCTGTTCCTTGAATATATTAATATTTTTGTGAAATTGCAAAGGAGAAGAGCACATCCAATATTTAGTCTGTTCACAGAGAAAGCTCTTACTGGTCAAACACTCCCATTGTGAATGCACCATAAGGAGCTACAGGAAGGGAATGTCAGGAAGTCCATCTCATGGTTTTCTTCTTCGGAAATCAGAAAATACCCATTCCTTTATTACATTACTTGAGGCACCATTTGTATGATAACTTTAAACAAGGTGGGATAGTGCTCCAATGATCTATTTCATATGATCATTGGCAGATGACGGTCTTCTCCTGATCTGATTTCATACGTAGACTTACTGAGGAATGTGATTATCAGTAGGATTTGATGCGGTGGTATGATTGATTATCTATGATGTTTTTGTATGTAATGAATGTCTGTTTACATCTGTAATTTGTTTATGATGTCTAAGTTGTTACGTCTGGAAACATTGTTCCCCTGCTGCTGCTGTCTTGGTTGGACTAGGTCTCTTGAAAAGTAGATTTTATCTCTGTGAGACTACCTGGATAATAACTTATTTTAGCCTGTTGCTTGGACTAGGCATTCCACTTTTCTAACCACTTGATTTCAAgcactgcacacacacagtactgaagTACACATTGGCAGCCTATGACTGTATTAGCCTAAATGTTATTGAAACCCTGTCTTGGTAGAGGAACTTGAGACACACTGATTAACTATTAAGATGAACATGATGCAAAATGCTCAGAGGAAACATTGATTTCCTGTAGAAATAGGCCTATTCCTATCTGTAATTTATTAGCCTTGCTTTTTGGCAGCTGCCAGGGCAATGTAATACAGGCTTGGCTAGAAGTCAAACAACCACTTGTGGATCTCAGCTAATGGGTCTACTGTGAGTGTACTGTGTTCTCGACGGTGTTCTGGTTATTTAACTAGCACGTTGATATGTAGGCCTAGCTTTATTTAATGGATTATATTTTTCTACTCAGAAGTCCTATGCTGCTTTGCTTTTGCAGCTTGGTTGATGTTGGACAAATTATTGATTGACATGTAATCTTATGATTGGCTTGCTTGAAGGGTGTTGTCTGGCCCTTTTTATGATCATAAAATGTGTTTCAAGGAGCATTTTATGTCTATCTCCACAGCTCTCAAGTGGAAATCCTCTCTATGACAAATACTATCGACAGGTAAGGTGTCTTTTTGTGAGTCCGTGGGCGAATTACCAGGATGTACTAAAGCAGTAGTACCTTGGTTTATAAGCTGAGTAACAGAGAATCTCTCATCTGGATGAGGGCTGTTCAGATGAGAGAGCACCAGATAGAATGGGAAATGCTGTGTCGCATTAGCCAGCAACTGCAGAGCTGCACTGAACATGTCTCCAGGCTTTTCTCCACTCTGTGATCTACTCTGTGCAAGATGAGGCTTCTTTATGAATTAATGATAACTCTTTGCTAACCCTGTCATTGCAGAGGCTCAAAGAGGACTAAGTGAAATTGTTAGACACTGCAATGGGAAAATATGATGTATTAAGGACTCCCATCAAAGTATTAGCCTACAGTTAAGCATACCTGTTTATTAAATACTCAATAAAATGTGGTATTGCAAAGTCAGCACAAATTAGCTAGAGATCTGGTGCTTTTACTGGCTAATTCTTCTTTCTAGTGTTGACATGTTTTGTCTGTGGTGTAGGTTGACCCGTCTGGTAGTGGACGGGTGGCAGCTGCTGATGCAGCCTTGTTCCTGAAGCGATCAGGCCTGGCAGACCTCGTCCTGGGCAAGGTAAGATACTAGATGACACAGCTGATGGCCAGACACCAAGCTATGGAACTTACGCAGTATGGTTGTTTGTGGGAATTCCTATATGACATGTAATTTAAGTGATTTAAAATGTCTTCTTAGATCTGGGATTTGGCAGATTCAGAACGTAAGGGGTGCCTTAACGATCAGGTAGGCCAGCTGTTATTTAGTAGATTTACAATGTCGTGTTGGACGTATTCAAAAAATCCTTGTAGTAAGACAACCAGAATACACTTCTTGTCTCTGCACCCATCAGCAATTCTTCATTGCTCTCCGGTTGGTGGCCTGTGCTCAAAATGGACTGGAGGTGGCACTCAAGAGTCTCAATTTGTCAGTTCCTCCCCCAAAGTTTGTGAGTACAATCATCACTGAAACCCACAGTCTCTATTCAAGAAACAGACGTTTGATTTAATAGCATGTGAGCTTTACTATGGCAAAAAAACAGCACCTTTTTTTGGGGTCTTTTTTTGTTGTCTCAGCATGACACAAGCAGCCCACTTCTACATGGGGGAGTGTCCATTGACAGCCCATGGGTGGTCAAGGTGAGGGGAAACTTATCAATATTTCTTAAATGTAATCTTGTAATTTTGTCCTGGTCCCTAATAATGAAAGCAGTAACAAACCACATGTGGAtgacacatttattttttaatatttacCTCTTATTCAAATCAGTTTTTCAAAGCCATTTCAGGGGGGTTCCGAACCTTGCAAAATCAATCAATTACTTTTATCTAAAGTGGAAATTATGCTTGAATCACGCACCTGTACCATGTCCCTGTGTGACTTTTCAGACGGAAGAGAAGCTGAAATTTGATGCCATTTTCGAAAGCCTCTCCCCCGTTGGTGGAATGCTCTCTGGGGAGAAGGTCAAACCAGTGTTGCTCAACTCCAAACTTCCAGTGGATGTACTGGGAAGGGTAAGcctgacatacagtatctacagGGCTCCTAATGAATGAGTTTTGGTGACCATCACAAAGTAAATGCATGGGGGGTGGTCTTGTGTTAAACATTTGTGTTGCTTTTCCAAACTTGAGTTGGATGGTCTATTTTACTGACTTGATGAATTTTGTTAACGTATTGCTGGATGTGGTGAATTTCCCCATAAATAATGTTGCAGGTATGGGAACTGAGTGACCTAGACAGAGATGGTATGCTTGACCGAGATGAGTTTGCTGTGGTAAGAAGTAGATTAATCATTAAAGTGTAATATAAACATTTAGTATGTTCAAAGATGAAATGTGGACTATTTTGTAAGATTTAGTGTGGGGTTGTGCTTCTCGAATAGAATAAGTAGTTTGTCAACATTGGACTTTCCTGATCTTACATTGAAACAGACATGAAAGGCAGATTTATGTATGTGAATCGTATATTTATGAATATATATATGTTCTCCTTCATTAGGTCATGTACCTGGTCTACAGAGCTCTGGAGGGGGAGCCTGTACCCATGTCTCTGCCTGCTACCCTTGTGCCACCCTCCAAGAGGAAAAAGCTCCCTGTCTCTGTACCCCCTGTGATGCCCCTTTTACCCTCGCCACCCTCCATCAAAGAGAGACGCTCCTCCCATTCCAGGTCCAAAACCCTGCCCTCCAAACCAGCAGCGACACCAGTCACAGTGAGTATCCTATTCATCTTAGCATGAAAGTGAGGCTGAAAGACTTACCCCCATCTCTAACAAtcctgtcccctctgtctctttTCAGTGGGCTGTATCTCCTCCAGACAAAGCCAAGTATGATGAGGTTTTTGCAAAGACCGATCTTGACATGGATGGTCTGGTGTCTGGGCCTGAAGTCCGAGATATCTTCCTAAAGACTGGCTTGCCCTCCGCCACACTAGCACGCATCTGGTAAGACATATCAGGACATGTTTAGTATTAATTCAGGCGACTTAGATAATATGCAGTGCCTGCACTTGCATTTACTAATTCAATCTGGACATTGGTCATACAGGGCTGGTTTCTGGACCTAGAGTAAATTCTTGGACTAAAAAGCTATTTCAATTAAGATTTTCTATTGtgcaggactaggcttaatatgGGTCTGTGACACCTGCCTATAGTTTGTCAATATTATGCCCATTCCTGGAGGGGTAAATTgatctttctattgtgttatgtGGTCATCTGTGTTCCACAGGGAGCTCTGTGACATTGGGGACATAGGGAAGCTTACCAGGGAACAGTTTGCACTAGCGCTGCATCTAATTAACCAGAAACTGACCACGGGTGTGGACCCACCCCAGAACCTCTGTCCTGAAATGATCCCTCCCTCAGACAGACTGAGCGTTGCAGCCAAGCAGGTAAGACTCCTCTCCATCGTCCTGCACGTTGCAACCCAGTCTTAGACAGCCAATAATCATAAACTGTGAATATCTTATTTTTATCCAGTGTATTTCTCTATGAAGAATGTCAGACTATTTTGATGAATAGGCTACTTAATTGTGATGCGGATTTGGTAACATCTATTTCCTGATGTTTTACTAAACCTTTCCTTCCCTTCTCCTGTGGTGTGGGTTTTTGTGTTCTAGCTTGCTGCTGTGTCTCTGACCCTGTCTGTGTATGCTGTCTCTTTGCGTTCTTCCTCATGACTCATGCATTGTACACAAGGTGGGATCTCCCTCTAACTGGGGACTCTCCTGAGTGTTGACTTCACGGTGTCTCCGGTTAGCCCCTGGCAGTGTCACCCGCCCATGTTACCTACCTCATAATATTTCCTTTGCTTTCCTCCTAGTTCAACTGTTAGTCATTTCAGTGCCCTCTACCATTTGTTTGCATGTAGATGTGCTTTCGGTGTTCTCCCCCATTCAGTTTATCTTGTATGGGTCATTTTGTGATTTCTTTAGCAAAATGGGTTTGATTCAACTGGTGAGATTGATTAGTTGCCACTTTAGCTGGAGGCTCATTTTATTCCACATCGTGTTTGCCATTCCATTGAGTTAATGTTTAGACATTGTGTATATGTTGTAGTGTATGTCTGGTCAGTAAAGCTACACTGATGTGAatgtaaacattgttttctgctCTCAATGATCTCTCCCCACCAGAGCAATGCAGCAAATCTGGCAGCAGACTTTTCTGCCATCAAGGAACTGGACTCGCTCAGCAATGAGATTGTAGATCTACAAAAGTGAGTGGCAAGCAGTTGTATTTGAGGGATGGGTTAGCTCCAGCTTTGTTTTGACAGGAGTTTGTTGGAGCATGTAACTTCCCCTGTTAAGGTTGCTATGGCAGCCAAGGAACTGGGCCTTGCTCTGTCTCACATTGGAATATTTCAGGGAATACATGGTAAGGGGAATCTTGAGAAAAGAGACAAGTTCTCTGCTACGGTATGTTTGTTGTCTGCAGAAAGAGCAGATGGAGGGGAGCTGGTAGACTGTCCAGGGACTCATAACATGAGTGTGGAATGGAGCCTTTAAGCAGGGTCTCCAGAGGTTCTCccactctttgtgtgtgtgtgtgatgagggagaAACACCTGCTGAAGGGGAAGGCGCGGGGGGGGAGGGTTAAGGCAGCTCCTTAATACTGGGATAGGcttctcccccttcctctgtttGTCTGCACGTTCTCAACATCCAATACTTTCTCACCTTCTAACAAATCCCATAGCTGCCCCACTGCAGACATAACAGCAGCTTGATATGGGGGAATTAAAAGGGATCTCTTTACAGTTTGTTGTTGTTACTTCCCTTTTCTGGTAAGCAAAGATTGATGATAGTAGTAGTCTGCATCAGTATATGAATATCAGCTGTAAGTTTCAAGTTTAGGAAAGATTAGGAAAATTTGGGATTTTAGCATTTCAGAATAGTGGACCATAAACTGCAAAGATGATTCATGTTTTCAAGATTGCTGTGAGTGTCCTTGAAGGTGCTGCTGTCCTTGAGGAGAGGTATTCATGCGGTGCCCACTGCCCTATGGAGGGGCATTGGATGAAGCTGTGTTTTTCAACTGAGCCTGAGAGCATTACTGGGTGAGGGTGTCATAGATTTAGACTGACTGTCTGAAACCAGCATTTTCTTATTTTTGGCTGACATTGGAAGAGGTGCGTGGGATGTTGTTTACACATGTTGTTTCTGTATGGTTGCCAGCCAGGGcatcacaatatacagtcagttaaGTTAGTACTCCTGACTCATACGTCGCTACCTCACTTCAGATTCTCTCAACTGGTTCTACACTCTCTCTCGACATGTGTGGCTGTTTGTATCTGGCTGCCTTTTTGTTTCAACAGTCTTCATGTTGAGCAAAACATTTAAATTATTGATTTGATTAATATAAACTGTGGTAATATCTATTCTGTTGCACAGTTATGCCTTTTGGCATTTTAGTGTTTTACCTTGCTAAATGAATGGCTTTGTTAATGTCAGTAGATTAAGGATTTGGACTTGGTAGGGAGAGCAGATAACCAAAAAGGCCCTGCCTATTCTGCACATTTTCCCACTCATCAcatcctctgctccctccctttTTACCTTGTCATCTGACCGTGCAGGGATGGGAGGGGTAGGTGGGAGGATGAACTGACAGGGAAAGGAATGCtattcatccctccctctctctgctgaaTCACTGAGACTTCCTCCAGGCAGCCATCTGCACACAGTcctgcccctctgtctctcctcctcctgctctcccatctgccagaacacacacacacacacacacacacaagaccctCTCTCGCTCAAGGCTGTTGCTGCAGGCGTTGGTCGGTCAGTGTGGTCTGCTACAGTAGGATCAGGATGGTGGTGCAGGGAGAGGCGCTGTCatctggtggtggggtggtagccTGGCTGGGGGTGCCCTTGGTCTCTACGGTGATTAAAAACTCATGTCTTCTGTGCTGGTCTTACAGGGAGAAGAGCTCTGTAGAACAGGACGTCAATGAAAAGGAGGAGCGCGTCAGAGAAAGGACTAGTGAAGTCCAGGTACAGTAAACTTGCTGCCTACATGCCCCTCAGCTCTCTCACTACCCTTAGATTGTTTATTTTCATCCAGTTGATGACTGTATTGTCTGaattcattttttttgttgttaaatGTTACAAAGCTGTAACATTCTACTGTTTAGTTGCTCTTGTTGAATGTGTTAGCGGTAGTCTGCTTGGTTCTTTTAGGCTGTGGCTGAGCAGAAGAGAACATActcccctgtgtctgtctgtctgtgtgcgtctgAGTATGAGTCAGAGCCGTCTCCAGTAGTTCTATGATGCACACGtctacacagtgtacaaaacattaggaacacctgctctttctatgaccgactgaccaggtgaattcaggtgaatgctatgatcccttattgatgtcacttgttaaatccacttcagtcagtatagatgaagggggaggagacgggttaaagaatggctcgtaagccttgagacatggattgtgtatgtgtgccattcagagggtgaatgggctagacaaaatattgaagtgcctttgaacgaagtatggtagtaggtgccaggcgcaccggtttgtgtgtgtcaagaactgcaacgctgctggcttTTTCACTTTTTAGTTTCCCGTGttaatcaagaatggtccaccacccaaaggacatccagccaacttgacacaattgtgggaagcgtgggccagcatccctgtggaatgctttcaacaacttgtagagtccatgccccaatgaattgaggctgttttgattgcaaaatattaggaaggtgttcttaatgttttgtacactgtataGTGCACCGTGTTGAGATTGATGGCACAAACTGAACTGATGTGATGTAGCCTCAAGCTGTATAGTTCCTGCTtcagtaaccaggtttccatccaacattTTATACTAAAGTAAAGTACATGTTggataaaaaaaagaaataaaaaaaaaagaatggaTCTGATGTAAAAATAAAATGTCGTTAAACGTTCCAAATGCCGACAACTAAATACGCTAGACAGTGGGATCTCTTTTTGTTGTTTGATCTTAGGGATCCTTTATACCCCACTCCCGCTcgaatcccgttaacgggattgatttgacaacagccagtgacattgaagcgcgccaaattcaaaaccagaaatactcataataaaaattcctAAAACATACAAgagtaatacatcaaaataaagcttaacttgttgttaatccagccactgtgtcagatttcaaaaaggctttacaacgaaagcagaccatgcgattatctgaggacagcaccctgcatacaaacacatgaaaatcagatTTCAACTAGGCAGGTGCGCGACAAAAgacagaaatagcgatataataattaatgccttaccttttgaagatcttcttctgttgtgttgtagtgtccagagcatggaggtgctaccaggagacaggccagtacatcaggagacgtggaggaggccgtaggagggcaacaacccagcagcaggaccgctacctccgcctttgtgcaaggaggagcactgccagagccctgcaaaatgacctccagcaggccacaaatgtgcatgtgtcagcatatcacaaggggtctgaggatctcatctcggtacctaatggcagtcaggctacctctggcgagcacatggagggctgtgcggccccacaaagaaatgccaccccacaccatgactgacccaccgccaaaccggtcatgctggaggatgttgcaggcagcagaatgttctccacggcgtctccagactctgtcacatgtgctcatgtgctcagtgtgaacctgctttcatctgtgaagagcacagggcgccagtggcgaatttgccaatcttggtgttctctggcaaatgccaaacgtcctgcacggtgttgggctgtaagcacaacccccacctgtggatgtcgggccctcataccaccctcatggagtctgtttctgaccgtttgagcagacacatgcacatttgtggcctgttggaggtgattttgcagtgctctggcagtgctcctcctgctcctctttgcggaggtagcggtcctgctgctgggttgttgccctcctacggcctcctccacgtctcctgatgtactggcctgtctcatggtagcgcctccatgctctggacactacgctgacagacacagcaaaccttcttgccacagctcgcattgatgtgccatcctggatgagctgcactacctgagccacttgtgtgggttgtagactccgtctcatgctaccactagagtgaaagcaccgccagcattcaaaagtgaccaaaacatcagccaggaagcataggaactgagaaatggtctgtggtcaccacctgcagaaccactcctttattgggggtgtcttgctaattgcctataatttccaccttttgtctattccatttgcacaacagcatgtgaaatttattgtcaatcagtgttgcttcctaagtggacagtttgatttcacagaagtgtaattgacttggagttacattgtgttgtttaagtgttccctttatttttttgagcagtgtatatatatttttttacaattacCTCCATGTTATTATCAAGGATATGATTTGATTTATTGATATAACCTATTTAAAGGAAGTATATTATTATACTTTCATATTCTGTCATCTGGGGTTGCCAATCTTATTTTACGCAAACAAATGCATTTTTAGGAAAACATCAAGTGTTCTTGAATGAGCCAGTGCCATAGCAGAGGTGTATCACCTGTAAACTATAAGCCTGTGTGTGACTCACCTTGTCTCTATTTGATCTTACTGGATGTATGAATGTCAGGTTTAATTATCTCCTCTCAGGTCCTGACTTCATTAACATTTTTAAACACCTAGAAAAAGGTGTACATTACCACACTTTCATCCCAAGTGATCAAACGTAGAACTCTATAGGCTATATTAACTTCCATTCAAGATTAATTATTTTCTGCTGTGTATTTGTGAAAGACTACTTTTTCTTTGGTCCTGCAGGTGTTAGCCAGTGGTGTGAACGGCTGTCATTAGACAGACAGCACTGTTTTCTCACCCCAGGGTTCTGCTCAGCAATGACCAGTCACTGCCAATTAGCCAGCATCCATATATTCATGATGGGGGAAACTAGCTGGTTTTTCAAGAGCTATATGAGTAATTAAGATTGGATTGTACAGTAAAATGTAAGGGCCAAAAAATAGTTCCTCAGTGCTCATGGATTATTCTCTCTACAATACATGTTTATTAAGTTATATTGTACTTTCTGACTAATTATTCTGAACAAAGAGGGATCAATAAACTATTTCCATGTTAGTAGGCTAGCCTTGAATCCTTGGCACGTGTAGCAGTCCCTTCAAAATGATTAGGAGATGTGGGCAGGAGTGCTTTGCCGCTGTGCTGACGTTGGCTTGATAAATGGCTTCTATTTTGGGCTGCGACTCTCTGGCTACTTTAAACAGACATAGCTTAGAGTGCAGAAGCTCCCTAGAGGAAACGGACAAAGACGTTCATCCCTCTGAGCCTGGGCTGAGGAGCGGCTGATTTAGTTTTATACCACCAACCACACCCTTCTACATACACTTGCCCAAGAAACATCATGTAGGCATTAACACTAAGTCAGTGTGATGCCACTTTGGGTAAACTCGCGTTGATTTAGTTGGAGCACCTCGTCAAGGCTGGCATTCATAATGTTTTGACTCTGACTCATCCTCTCTGCAGTCTGCTCAGTTAGTCTCTATTCCTATCCTCTGCTCCTTTTATCActtatttttctctttctctggCTGTTATGTGACTCTGTTATGATTTCCTCCCTCAGGACTTGCAGAATGAGGTGCAGAAGGAGGGTGGGGTGCTGCAGCGGCTGCAGTCTCagcgccaggaagtccaggatgctCTGGAAGAGCTGGACCAGCAGAAGACCACTCTGGAGGAGCAGCTTGGTCAAATCCGCCAGCAGTGCACCCATGAGAACCAGCTGGTGAGACTACATGACCTATCAACCAACCACAACCTCACACCGCACCTGGAACACCTTCAGAGAGGAACCAGTCAATAGCAAGTGTATTGGTTGGTCCGCTTGTCCTCTATTTTGTTTTAACTCTTCTTATTTttctcatcttgtgtgtgtgtgtagatctcGTCACTAGAGGTGGAGCACGCGGAGCAGGAGCAGAGGATAGAGGAGTACGAGGAGCAGCTGGTGCAGGCCAGAGAGGAGCTGCTGCAGCTGCAGGAGGAGACACAGCAGTTGGAGGAGAAGGTGCAGGCAGCGCGGGAGCAGCTCACCCCCTTGCAGGAGTCTGTCCGAGACTCCTTCTCTCAGGTTTCTCAGGTGAGTCTACTCAgactcaccatcattactaccacaGTGGTGGCATGGTGCAAAGATTTAATGGTGGTGAGACAGCAAAATCAACAATTTTATAGTGATGGGTGTAAATTCAGATTTCACTAATGTCTATTCCTGACATAGGAAAATGTACAAGAGAATATCAGGTAAAGGGTGAGTTAGtggattgctctctctctcccttctataCCTCTGCTCTTTACCTCTGTACTGGGGGCAGGTGGAGCAAAAGCTGAGTGATCTAcagttggaggagaggacagtCACATCCCAGCTCAGCTGGAAGAAGGCCCTAGAGGAGGATCCAGTGCTGGTGAATGGCTCAGCGGATGAGCAGCACC
It encodes the following:
- the LOC129810569 gene encoding epidermal growth factor receptor substrate 15-like isoform X2 gives rise to the protein MIGLLEGCCLALFMIIKCVSRSILCLSPQLSSGNPLYDKYYRQVDPSGSGRVAAADAALFLKRSGLADLVLGKIWDLADSERKGCLNDQQFFIALRLVACAQNGLEVALKSLNLSVPPPKFHDTSSPLLHGGVSIDSPWVVKTEEKLKFDAIFESLSPVGGMLSGEKVKPVLLNSKLPVDVLGRVWELSDLDRDGMLDRDEFAVVMYLVYRALEGEPVPMSLPATLVPPSKRKKLPVSVPPVMPLLPSPPSIKERRSSHSRSKTLPSKPAATPVTWAVSPPDKAKYDEVFAKTDLDMDGLVSGPEVRDIFLKTGLPSATLARIWELCDIGDIGKLTREQFALALHLINQKLTTGVDPPQNLCPEMIPPSDRLSVAAKQSNAANLAADFSAIKELDSLSNEIVDLQKEKSSVEQDVNEKEERVRERTSEVQDLQNEVQKEGGVLQRLQSQRQEVQDALEELDQQKTTLEEQLGQIRQQCTHENQLISSLEVEHAEQEQRIEEYEEQLVQAREELLQLQEETQQLEEKVQAAREQLTPLQESVRDSFSQVSQVEQKLSDLQLEERTVTSQLSWKKALEEDPVLVNGSADEQHLEDQAEELRVEPPAIQPQMGPAEPIEEQIEVVKEDRPKTPEEPVPKSDAFEDLYNSLSSTTWPVPQDNTVKEHISPVAFTLQEQRSPTPEVVAEQVESPEPERRPESTEPPQATPPALPPQTTPPPLPAQPTMSPMTSPPPLPGMDFFQSDPFIDHDPFKDDPFGKADVSYPFGGDPFKGTDPFAADSFFKQSLAAPFPSADSFTLADPFSGSASLAEPNLFAAPLNNAAGMDPFSSKPQNKAARDPFSAKVNNVDADQFGSKIDSLAEQDPFGSQGTAGPDPFSCSQPGSELPTDLTAATNDPFAPGGTAVNTGSDPDPFAAVFGNESFGIGFADFSALAKSNSSDPFASSNPSNNKNLFKEDSQPSSPDVPPALPPKTGTPTRPPPPPPGKRSSVSRSESSDSFHRRGPFLPQGSGDPPFSQPAKDTAQDPFAPSSPRQHARDPDRFASFDKQQYPTEEDMIEWAKRESEREEKGRLARQAQQEQEDLELAIALSKSEFS
- the LOC129810569 gene encoding epidermal growth factor receptor substrate 15-like isoform X5: MIGLLEGCCLALFMIIKCVSRSILCLSPQLSSGNPLYDKYYRQVDPSGSGRVAAADAALFLKRSGLADLVLGKIWDLADSERKGCLNDQQFFIALRLVACAQNGLEVALKSLNLSVPPPKFHDTSSPLLHGGVSIDSPWVVKTEEKLKFDAIFESLSPVGGMLSGEKVKPVLLNSKLPVDVLGRVWELSDLDRDGMLDRDEFAVVMYLVYRALEGEPVPMSLPATLVPPSKRKKLPVSVPPVMPLLPSPPSIKERRSSHSRSKTLPSKPAATPVTWAVSPPDKAKYDEVFAKTDLDMDGLVSGPEVRDIFLKTGLPSATLARIWELCDIGDIGKLTREQFALALHLINQKLTTGVDPPQNLCPEMIPPSDRLSVAAKQSNAANLAADFSAIKELDSLSNEIVDLQKEKSSVEQDVNEKEERVRERTSEVQDLQNEVQKEGGVLQRLQSQRQEVQDALEELDQQKTTLEEQLGQIRQQCTHENQLISSLEVEHAEQEQRIEEYEEQLVQAREELLQLQEETQQLEEKVQAAREQLTPLQESVRDSFSQVSQVEQKLSDLQLEERTVTSQLSWKKALEEDPVLVNGSADEQHLEDQAEELRVEPPAIQPQMGPAEPIEEQIEVVKEDRPKTPEEPVPKSDAFEDLYNSLSSTTWPVPQDNTVKEHISPVAFTLQEQRSPTPEVVAEQVESPEPERRPESTEPPQATPPALPPQTTPPPLPAQPTMSPMTSPPPLPGMDFFQSDPFIDHDPFKDDPFGKADVSYPFGGDPFKGTDPFAADSFFKQSLAAPFPSADSFTLADPFSGSASLAEPNLFAAPLNNAAGMDPFSSKPQNKAARDPFSAKVNNVDADQFGSKIDSLAEQDPFGSQGTAGPDPFSCSQPGSELPTKDLTAATNDPFAPGGTAVNTGSDPDPFAAVFGNESFGIGFADFSALAKEEGGVDVNIRE